DNA from Daucus carota subsp. sativus chromosome 1, DH1 v3.0, whole genome shotgun sequence:
gaattccaGAATCTGTCAAAACCATCTTCAAGCGTATGGATCATCTCTGCGATCTTCTACCGTCGACATAGACATCTTCTTCTTCAGCCAGGCATGGAAACTGACAACAATGATGCAGCGGCACCGGGTTCAGGTATTTGTTGATTGTTGTATACATCCCTTCTACACATGTATCCAGCGAGGCCATACTGTTAACGATCTGATTCACAGGTCGCAAGCGACGTGGACGTGTGTCAAAGTTGCAGCAAATTAAAGGGGCGATCATGATTCACGTGACATCATGGTATGTTAAAATTATGACTAGACTATTGTGTAGGTCATGGTTATGTTGTTTCTAATTCAAACTTTTTGTTTTTGAGTGTTTTATTTGTGCAGCACAACTGTTTGATATAAGTTCTAAGAGAAACTTTAAccatttttttctaaattttagacTTTGAGTTATCTGAAGATATGTTAGTTTTGTTCACATAGATTATGTGATACTTTATTTGACACATGTCTTCCTTCTTTTTTTGCAGTTGGAGACATTTTtgaagaaattattttataagcGAAAAGCTTTAAACATGTAGTAATCATAATTATCTTTTGTTAAAAGTTTTCGCTTGAATAAGCTCCGGGAAAGATAATTTTTTGGTAACACGAGTTGGGAAAACCAAAGCTTCCACCTCTGGATCCCATAGGAGGTCTTGACGGTGTGGAAATGGTTGGTTTGACTTCGCCAACTCCTGTGCAGGTAAAAATTTCTATTGGAAATGTTATATCTATCAAATTTGTTGTTTTCATGCTAagatatgtataaaaatatatatgtgtgaacTGAGTTTTATTGTTGGTATCACATTATATATCGGAGCTGAGGCTAGGCCTGACAGTTAGTTTAAGATACGCAGGTTGTCCTACATATGCATTATGTAGTCCTAACATCCTGCATTTTCACTTTTACTCATTTTTACATGCAATTTCTCTTTCCTTTGGACACTTGATTACGAAGCCACAACGTCCTACACCTCACTCAAACGCTTCAGGTTTAGAAAATTTGCTATCTACACTCAATTTGTGATCAGAGTACCCTGTCCATATGAGGCAGTGAGTTGTGTCGAAAGTCTCTATCTAACATGTTGTTCcgattttcttttttctccaGGTTTGAACCGTATATGCCGTGGTCCGGGGATTAATAATTTGCTACATATGGAGGACTTGAAATTGAATAATGTAACAATTTTGGTGTCCGTAAAGTTTAGTCTTCTgaatgttttatattttgtatttatgcATCCTTCTATTTTAGGTTAGGCTTGAAAAATTTTGTGATGCAGCTTATGTGACTTATCCGTATACTAATGGTGGAACTCACGTGTCTCCAAAAACTTCCGGTTAGTAGTCCATCATTCTTTTATCTTATATGATCCGATATTAATTTCAATCTTCATGTTCACTTAAGTGTGTAGGACTCCTAGTAGCACTGTAATGTTTCAGGGATCAATGATGAGGAGAAGCAATTCTCATTCGCAAAGCACGAAGAATTATGCACCTCACGACATGTTTGAATCTCCAGGTTCTCCTTTCACCTCTTCCTGTGTTTTGACACGACTACACGAATCAGTTACTAAAAGCATCAATATTCCATTGTGTCTATTCTGTTGAATTGTTAATGCATTGGCATATAACTGTACCAAGACATGTTGTACTTACTTATTCTGAATATAAGCATCATCTTTCCTATGCATATTATTAACTAGAAATATCAGATTGCAAAGTCACGCAGGCCATTCCGTCCAAGTAGTGGCACGTCCAGCTCTGGTGTAAAAGATTTATCTCACGATTTTAATGAGGCATAAGATCCTACAAAGAATGACATTCTGTTCGATGATGGTATTTTGTTtcctttttttaaattaaatttatatatcacaGTGATCAATGACATGCCATCACTGCGTTTTAACTGGTTAGCCTGAGTGTGATGATGCGAATTCTGAAACCTGGCCAGACTATGCCAATCTTGGTCCTCCAAATGCTATGTGCAGACACTGTGGTGTGATAATGTGGCACGACTGTCTATTTTTTAACCTCTTCATAGTTATTCAAATAGCATggctattaattttttatataaaattgtgtATCTCAAAAATTATAGGAGGTCGTGGGATTGAGCTGTTTAAGACTCTGGTGTCAAGTTgttccattgcaaagaagattAAAGTGGTAAGACTAGCTAACATTTTTCACGCAATGAGAGCATgctctatatttttttgatgGTACTGAGGAATTTCTTTTTGTGCAGGAGGATACATCCACTTGATTCTCCAGCCTGCTAATTTATGCATGTTTCGGCCTTTCATGATTTCTTTCGGTGTTTTAGCGTTGTTATGAACTATTTTAAATAGTGCCTGTAATGTTTTCCGTTGGTTTGAGACTTTATTCCCGAGAAACTAAATGACTTCAGTACTGTATGTTTGCATTTGCATTTTGTGATGTTTTGGTTTCCACAAGTAATGTTATCTTTCTTTTGAATTACTCTGTGTTTTGATTATCTGTTTCAACCAACTAATGTAGATTTAGTCACGGGCTTAAACTGATGCTTTACAGGTGTAATAATTTTTGGAACTCAATGTCCTGATTCTGTAGGTTAGCGttactattttttttccagAACCTCACTACTGCAAATAAATCCTGATTAAGAAGTCAATTCCATTCCACAATTGTAAAACACGTCCACAGCAGTTTAAATAGATATGCACagaagttcaaaacatataccTATGCTAGGAGTATTTAAGCAACGTTGTTTCGATATGTAGCAGTTATAGATGACATAGTCTTATGCTCCGTAGCAAATTCTGGCAAGTTTCAATTTAATGACACTAACTATGAAATATATCAGATTAGTCAAAAAAAGAGGGGAAAAAATGACAACAAAAGATAGAAAGGGAAGAGGAGCTAAAACACCTCATTTTATGCGAAACACATCACATATTTAGAGCCAAAAAGAGTTTGCTTTATAAACTCTGCCAATTTCTAAGTTTCAAATTTCACTAAATAGTAGACTATCTGAAAGAATACACAATCCAATATCCTAAATCTGTTTTAGAGTTTCTGCAAGCACATCAGATTGGTTGCACTCCTGCAAGCTTTCAAAATCTATCAATTAACAATCACATCTCAAGAATGAAGCACACTACAAAAGATATTTTGTTACAAGATATATTTTGTTATACAGTGGTTTTAGTGTTAATTCGTATagcttataatattttatacacTGTGTAAGATTGGTTTTTAAGTTTGGGGAGATGACAATAAAAGgtccaaaaaaatccaaataataaccaaatactttttttatatatttttttaagaatttgatACAAAcccaataaaataattaatcgtACAAATTGTTTGTTAACATTTTCCTCCgcgattttttaaattttgttttgctACTTAGTACGCatactttttttagttagatATAACCATAATcttaataaacaaatatacatTGCAAATAGTTTCATGGTTTGGCAGTTTGTTAAAATAAGTTAGAAGTCTGAAGACTCTGGACAAGTATAAATCTTTGTTTTTTCGAATCAAAATTCAAAGTTGCAAGAACACCAtagattttattgaattatgtATGATAAGGAGAGTAATCGTACTCATTATATCTTATGTAATTgtttgtaataattttaaaatttgcaattttcttaattattaaaCATTTTTATGGGAGCTCGTGAAGCGCGGCCATAATTCCCTAGTCTTAATTAGAAGATAACAACAAATTTTAGAATATTCACCATAAATTACTCACTTATGACAAAACTAGTTCGAACCACAATATGGGTATATGTCCAACTCAAACAACTTGAAATCACTtctaagataaaaaaaaaaaaaataaactttatcttatctttaaaataaaaatataaaataattaaaaatgcaAATATGTGAGATATGACAATATGTTTCATTTATAAAAGTTCAACATATCTATATAATCGAacatatgtataatttatagCTTTGTATAGTCTTATTTTTTTCTATTCTTTCTAATTAtatatgacaaaaaaattttgatatcggatataatattaaaaaggaTTATACAAATGTTTAAGGTTAAAATTTCAACcaacaatatattaaattttaattttataattttaatgatataaataaatataaaatatagataattatattttattttattttaaattattaaatgatataaaattctaataaccaaaagttaattatttaaattcaaacatACCgtaacataattatttttaaacatgaACAACAATCATAAGAGTAGAAATCTAACTAATACTAAAATAAGATAAGGTAAGGATTCTATGAGTTCTCTCATAATGGTTCTCTTTTGAACATAAccctcaaaatataatatataaagcccgcaagggttggttcaccTAGTTAAAATAGGGGACCTGTATTCTCTTGGTCATGGGTTTGACTCCCGAAAGAGATAGTGCGCAAAgcgctgcgggttcctacgtaaaaaaaatatataaacaaaacattttttttatgtactGTTCTTCTGCAAGaccttcacttagtggttttaTGGCTTCTCTCCTGACGGTTCTCTCAAGTCAAACATGACCCGTTCTATATAACTCGCAACCAATAATTATAATCGAACATATTGAAAAAAGAGCCCAAATAACACAATTTTAAAGTTTAATGCCCTAAATAACTGATTTTGTAAAACTGGCCTCAAATGACATGTAGAGACGCGTGGGAGATAGCGTCTTATAAAAAGGGGACACGCTACTGCATTTAGCGTTTAAAGTTTTCCCcaaacccttttttttttgcttgcaCACCTTTCTTTTTACTTTTACAAACACACAAAACACTTGTGCTCTTTGAAattaactataaaatatatatttgacccTTTTACATgttttcttgaaaaatataaaaaatatttagttaaatttaataaaataaattaacaatcgTTAATATTTAGGGTTTGTAtttcagaatgattaattcgtattgtatattaaattggccgacggttatggtttaggattgagggtgtagccctactccctcgagcctaaaccctaattaatgcgaggcttcAGGACCGAAGGCCCTAAAGCTGAGAAACCAGCGGAATAAATTAgtttacaatcgttaacatttagggtttaactttgggttgcagaatgattaattcgtacggtatattaaattggccgacggtcctaaaccctaattaattcgagTAACTTATATAGTGTTATTTTACTCTTTTGGTTAGTAAGATCAGTGAATTAGATAAAGGGTACAGAAAGAGAAGGATTCGAACCCTCGGTAAACAAAAGCCTACATAGCAGTTCCAATGCTACGCCTTCAACCACTCGGCTATCTCTCCTACATAATGATTATGACCCAAAAACCGAGTGAATAGCGAGCCGGTACTCGTAGATTATTGGATAGGAACGACCAATCAATTCTAATtctaattagaaaaatatataaattttcatcaaaGTCAAATAAATTTCTTTGTTTTGAGGTTATACGGATAAATAGAAAATAAGAATACTGTTATAAAGAATTCTTTGGAAAACCAAACCAGCCTTCGCCTCTTTTTCTGTTATTTTATAACGGTACCGGAGGCAATTACTAAATTCTAACGAATCCGCTGATTGATAGGTCTTTTTTTGCACTTTGGTTAATGGATCGCTTCAGATCGCGATTCTATTTAAACTATTATTCCATATCTTAAGAATTAAGAACTCCGACTCACATAGATCCGGGAAGAACCTTtcattttgttaaattattttaaaaagaaatgaatGAAGGACTCTTTCTCCCGAGCGGAAGTGCGATGTGTCTGGAAACTCGGGATCGTAAATGGATTCGAGTACCATTCTGATCGCCTCTTTCATGATCCTTTCTATAGGTTGCGATTATGGGTTGGATGTCTAATTGTCCAGACGGTAATGATAGTATCTTCTACCTGAACCGGTGGCTCACTTTTTCTAAGTAATGGAGAAGAGGACCGAAACATGCCACTGAAAGACTCTACTGAGACAAAGATGGGCTGTCAAGAACGTAGAGGTGGTAGGATGGGCGAAGTATAGTCATGCTTTTTTTTGATCAATCTGTCTATTCAGCAAATAAATGGAAGTTATATCTATCAATATGTATGGTCTTGGATCATAAATAATGATTTTTCTTTAGAATTCGGTTACTTGATTGACCCGCTTACTTCTATTATGTCAATATTGATTACTACTATTGGAATTATGATTCTTATTTATAGTGATAATTATATGGAACGTGAGACCAAGTAACGTTTTTGATGTTGAACGAAAGTTTGTATAAGGCCTTAACAAATTGGAAAAGTCCATCACTAAAAGCCCAACAAAATTGAAGTGCGGAAGTTTGAGAAAAGTTTTGAAAACGCTGAACGAAGTTTCGTTTTAgtgtaaatttaataataaacaaatagaAACGAAAGATGAAACAGCGTCTCTTGGTAAACTAAAACAAAGACGCCAAGTGAAGTTCCGTTttccactttttttttaaaaaaaatgagctAAACGCTACACAATGTAGCGTTTttgttaaaataacaaaaacgtTACACCAGCAGCGTCTCTATTTGTCAGTGAAAGCCATTTTTCGGGTATTTTGATATTTGGGGAATTTTCACCCCAAATTTGGTTATTTGGGGCTGAAACCCGAACATATTATCGTAAAAAAAGAATAACAAAGCATATTACCGTAATTTATTGcgcataatttttttatataaaaaaaagttggaATCGGGAATTTCCTTTTCATTCTTTTCTCGGGGCCAAACAGCAAAAGTTAAAAGCTGATTGCTTTTGCTTTATCTCACGCTGTTACTTAGCTCCATGCCTCCATCCTTGCGTGTATAAATCCCCCATCAACTCCCTCACAAAATCCCCCCCTTCCCCACTCCACTCTTCACTTTACATGCATTAAGGTTTTCAAATATAGTCTTGATGCTCAGACCTCTGTTCTTCATGTTCGAATTTGATGTCTCAAACTCTTAGTGAACTACTTCTTTTAGTGTTTATGATCAGTTCTACTTATCGGCGCAGGACTCACTTAGTTCAATCCTTCTCTGTTGTTTTCCTCTACTGGTTGTACTTCGTTTCATAACTTTAATCACCtcgaattattatatttttactagCATTATTCACTTATTATTAATAAGCATTTAGCTAGCTTTTTTTCATCATTGTCctgtttttttttaagtttttatggCATCTTCTAGTGGAATAACAACAACTTCAGGTTCACTTAACACGGACTTGTACCAGCAACATCTGCAGCAGCTTCTGGATCAGAGAAAGAGCAAGAGGAAGATGTCGAATCGTGAATCAGCTAGGCGGTCTAGGGTGCGAAAGCAGAAGCACTTGGATGAGCTTATGGCTCAGCTGGCTCAGCTCAGAAAAGCCAACAATCAGTTGGTTATGATTATGAATGTCACCGCTCAAGGTTTACTTAATGTTGAGGCGGAAAACTCTGTCTTGAGAGCTCAAGTGGCTGAACTCGAGGCCAGGTTGGAGTCGCTCAATGAGATTATTGGCTTTTTGGATATTGAAAATGAAGGGTTTGGTATCAATGAGGAGTTCTGTTACAATGCTGTTAATGATTCTGCGGATATGTTCATGTTAAACGTTAACAGTTCCATGAGTTATATGTATGCTAATCAGCTGCCGATCATGGCCTCTGCGGACATGTTGCAGTATTAACAACCCTCAAGGAAGCTCACAGGGTTGGCCTCAACAACATATCAGTAATATTTTATGTGAAATACACTTTCTCAGATCTTCGAAAGCACAACTATGTTACTTGTGCTATCACTAAAATATGTTCCGCTAGAACAAAGAATCATGTAACAGAAATAGTATGTGCTAGGGAAATGAGGATATGTATGTTTATATGGTTCTTGCATATATTGTAGGAAATAAGGATGTCGTAAATATTGTAAGTTTTCAGTAAGATTTTACGGTGTTTACTTCTTAGTAACTCAGGTATTTCATAGCAGTATTGTTTTTTTCTACAATCCTTAAGATTTATCAACTCTGGTTTGATATAAGATCTGAATTCTGAAATACATGCACTACATCTGAGATTAAGTAAATGAACTCAGGTCCGAAAGACCTAAACGTAGGGTGTGATGAGACCGGGGAGGATTCTCCAGTGCCTTAACACACTAGGTATGAGTGCTCAGACTATTAAAGAATGAATGCTAATATCAGGGAATCTGAACTCGAGACAACTGGATTAGCGTTAATTCCATCGGCTTAAACATCTTGCAACCATTAAATTCATATCACAGATCATAGTAGATCCGTCCCTAGTCTGACACCATGCACGATCAGATCTCTTAAAAGTTAGCAGAAGCAAGGAAATGAATCTCACACTTTGCCATGTACTCCATGTACTGGTGCCACTACTGAAAACGAAATCTGGCTGAAAAAAGAAAGACTTCAGTAGTGAAGTTCTTCCTAACCATATTTAGAGCTCTCACATTTCCATCAAAACATCAATTGTTAGTTTCCTTTCCATGTCAATAGTGGAGTGGACACCGATCATGGATAATGACCCTGTCAAATTTCCCGATGCCAAACACGCATTTAGTACACAGAAATTgacaaaacatatatacattgtCCAAACAAGGCAAAAGAATATGCACCTTGATCTTTTTCATGTGAAGAAAGTAGCAAAGCAACATTGCAATCCTGAAAATGAAACTGCAACTTGATTTCACAAAGGTATAAAGCCTAACAATCTTCTATCTTTAGACTCCAATAACTTTTGTGCCTCTTAGTCAAGTAAAGAAACCAAACACCACAAAGTAATCAAAGATTCTCCGTAAAAATACATTCATCCACTTGTCTGATATCATCCGTTCTACAGCGATTCTCTTGTACACATACTTTTTTCATTTAGTTTATCTGCAGAGGATATTTGAAAAACAGTGTTCTCAGATTGCCTCTGGATTCCAGATAGGAATCTGAAAACTTGGGTGATTAACATTCATTATATCAAGATTAGTGTAGATTAAGTATGCTTTTTAAAGGTAACACTTATTAGATCAATGATCATCATGAGATACCATGATATATACTTGCAAGTTGGCACCTTTAGCTATGCAAACACtcatacactttccttttttctCTCCTTTTCTTTTAGAACAAGGATTGAATTCTTTCTTTAGGGCAATGACATCATACTTGGAAGATAATTAAAACTACACTATTTCTATTTTGCAGATTAAAATCTAAGGTAATGCATCATCGCCTTTTTAAACGTCACTAATTATTTAAGCAAAGAACGACCAGCCTGTTAAATAAAAGAT
Protein-coding regions in this window:
- the LOC108195152 gene encoding bZIP transcription factor 11; the protein is MASSSGITTTSGSLNTDLYQQHLQQLLDQRKSKRKMSNRESARRSRVRKQKHLDELMAQLAQLRKANNQLVMIMNVTAQGLLNVEAENSVLRAQVAELEARLESLNEIIGFLDIENEGFGINEEFCYNAVNDSADMFMLNVNSSMSYMYANQLPIMASADMLQY